GTGTTGAATCGTACGACCCTGATGCAAATCTGTGGACACCTTACTGTAAACTGCCTAGTCCCGTATTTGGAGTCGGCTTCTGCTTGTTCCGAAACAGATTTCATTGCATGGGTGAGATAAAAACGTTGtgcaaatatttgatttttcatcTTCGGCAGAAAACCATTTCAACTCTTTGTTTTTTTAGGTGGACACGATAGAACGGAATATAACAGTGTTTGGGAATACGACGACATAATAAAACAGTGGAAACCTTTAAAAAGCCTTAACAAAACTAGAGCCGAATCGTTTGCATTCGTCATACCGCATGATTCCGTTATTTGATCACTCCTGCAATTTTTAAgtgaaatatgaataaaataaaatgaaatggctaataaatgaatttataattacaaataatgtttACTTTATGAAATAATACCTAGCGTTTATATCCCCAGGTTCATTTGGGAATGGGTGTCAAACAAAAAACCCTCCTCAGAATAATACGTTAAATCAAAATGTTTTAATTCCTCACATTTTTCGATACTGATTAAAGTTTTGGTTTTAATTTTGAACGATTTGAAATTTTACTATTGTTGGTAgaaaaaatttgtttattgcCAGTTGTGACTAGATATGGGCCAAAAAAGAGAATTTTGAACGAACGGGAGAAAACCGGGAactttggaatttttttaattgagaatGACCGAAATAATACTTTAGTACACAGGTAATAATTGAAGAAAGGTCACATTATTTAAACATAAGAGTATTTATAACATCGTTGTGATGTGAAatatcatttattaaaaatgtatgcatacaatacatttaatataattcaaaatcttctttgaaatggaaaattttatatattcatatttcaacaatacataaaagacaGTTTGACGCATATATTGCTTTAGCAAATGCTCTATCATAAAGTTGAAGACATTCATAGTCAgtaatattgtcaaaatatgattCTATTGGCCCACGTCTTATGCTaggtaagggccgggccgcaccgctcaactcgcgaacaacttggttgagggcgaccagaccaatgcatgcaggtagatgggacatgccacactcgtccacttgtttgtcgcacacatttccatacagtttttcgtgtcgcgcaacaagtcggccgacaaagttgcacggtgcggcccggccctaaacgTGAACATGCAGAAGATGCAACGCGTGAAGATTCATAAGTAGTGGGCTGGTTGGTCTATTGCATCCAAGTCAATAATATCGGTATCCATTAAAAGTGATGTATCAATTGCGTGATTTTTTctctattttcttgatatttaacgCACGTAGTTATATGATTTGTCATTTTTAAGTTATATTTCGTGTCACACTATCTACATACAGCTGCAaacttacatgtacatacagtgAAACTACATGAAAAATTTTAGATTCATTCAAGTGTTATATGCAGGGCCTGCGGAGTCGTGGAGTCGCGGTGTTTCGGCCGGAGTCGGAGTTGTGAAAAATGAGCGACTCCgaccatttttttcttatatcgTGACAAAAGTATTGCAAGCAGAAGACTTGACTCCTGGTGAATTTTACAATGAGTCGAAGAGTTTACCAtgttgtaccgtttaccatgcaccattttttttttaatctttcgacttaagatgcCTTAagactttgccttccgatatttgtgttttctgtaatttaacattctgtctcgtcacgtagacccatgatGATGATACCTATCAGCTTGAAACTCCATAGTAATGAATCGCTTGCGAAGTGAAGCTAAGAAGAGACCAAAACATGCAGCTTCTTGagacattttattaattaaagagTAAAACCACTTGATAATGTCAATAaagtatatttcatttttctaCAGTAACAGATAAATTacctttatttttgaaaacatgtTTTccttaatctatttttagacaaaaATCTTTGGcttttcataaaaatacaaaaagtttAGAAATATTTGGTTCTATCACATTTCGAATGCCTATAAACACAAAATCTTCATTATGGCAAGAATTCTTCGACAAATTCAAATGCGGTGCAACAAAACAACcaaacattcatatatgtatatatatgatattatcgatttgtcacatatgtatgtatgtgtagacaGAGTCTCACAACAACATTACTTACTTGTGATATGCGAATTTTGCGTACAAGCAATATCATCACGGGAATAAAACAGTCCCCGAACCAATGAGCTCTACATATTACAAAACAGCATAAACTTTCGAATAGAATATGTACCTATTAACACGCCCTGTGAATAAAATAACGAATTATTTCATTGATATGCCAACTATTACATCTAGATAGCTAGATTTGGACATAAATtctgataataaaaattttggcACAATTAACAATACACATCTATGCAACCACTGTTTATGTACGCTTATTCCGCGCACACACTTTAGctcattttattgaaaattacaacattttatatttgtgaaaatcaattactttatgtttattaaaGCTGAAATGAACAAGTTCAATATCAAAATTAGTTCAACTTTAAGATACTGACTAGTAAGACggataaaacaaaaacaatacgCAATTCAATGTATTATCCACaaaagttattattttaattttatttggcaatttgatTGTAGAAATTGGTAAataatttctttttaataacacgctttgatttatttttctaattaatattatttatgtggTACGAAAATAAAGGTAacaatcacttttttttttatttacttttcagGAATACAAAATAGCCGAGATTTTTTCCCATTAGAAATAATCATCATGGGTGAATACATTACTTTTCTAATAATTTACTACATATAACATTGGTGTCCACAAAAATACATAGTAGCATAAATCTAGTATGTACCGTTAAAATAAAGCTAAACATTCATtcgttttcaaatacatatttcattattcaattttaaatcagtCCTGAACTATTCAATTGTGTACTGATTTTAGTATAAAACCCTCGGAAATGAAGACGTAAAAAATGGCAAATATAGTCAATTCAgttcaattcaaatattataaatattagaaaTAATATTGTCATTAAGtcacatattttcaaataatatttcaaataacgTATCAAAAAACTCTTCAtattattttgtcatgttatataCAAATGTCGAGTGTAGATTTTTCTTACAAATGGAGCCACATGGAGTATACTCACTAGCCAAGATACTTAATTGTAGGTTTTTGATCTTTTTGTaacattttcattaaatatattaaaccatTTAAACACATACTTGAATCAAagcaaataatattttaaaaaaaaataaaggaaataaaGAAAACTGTATCAcaaaaacaatttcaaaataataatcattaaataattaaattcatctTTCGTAAAAAAGGAAAGCATTGCacgatacatattatttataataatttccaaccacatacaattatattttcaatataaacttCTTACAGATacgatacatatttacatataccatATTATAATTAACACTTATATAACAAGCTCAGTGTTTGAGCCCTTTCCACCGTCGCTAAGTTGTTGTCGGACTCGGAGGAAGGGCTGTTGAATTGTGCCTCGTCTTTCGAGAGCCCTCCGAATCGACTTCAGCCCCCGAAGCGACCAAAGTTAAAGCATCCGTTTTGTTAAAATCAATTATCGTATAACCTATTGGCGGTGTTTTGGGACTGCTCGGCGGCATATTATCACCGTTTTCAGTGTTACTCTTATCTAAATCTAAAACAGCATAGTTAATTTTAGTGTTAATATCTTGCAAAACGTCCGGCGTATTCGATTCCACGATAATGCATCGAGACGCTTTGTTTTTTTGACATGTGAGTAGTCTCGGGTCGTAGTTGACTTCACTGGGTCCTAAATTAGCATAATTATGTTTATCTTCGTCTATATCGATTCTCGATATAtcggaaaaattaaaattacaattttttggtGTTTGCACTGTGTTATTAAGTAGTTGAGAGTTTTGAAAGCTGCAAGTCGGTGGATTATAATTGGTTTCTTCGCGGATTGCCGGAAGAGTCGTGGTCGCTTCCCCCAGTGCTAAATTCATATAAAGTCTACTATTTGTATCGGGCACACTTAAAGTAGCATAAGCTTCACTAGTTGTACTGAGAGTAGGCGAAATCGGAACGGCGTCATTATTCAACGAATATTTGTTCATGTTGAGATTTTCATCGGAAATGTTATCATCGTTGATGGACATCTGTTGAGCTATCATATTATGACGAAGAGTAACCAAATCGGAATTTATATCTCCGGTGTTTAAATAGGAATGACTTACAGTacctaatttaatttttttattgttattgtgtTCTCGTTGCAAAGGAAATTCGTGTAATTGATACACATTAGTGACGTGCGCTCCCGCCGAAGGGAGAGGATCCAAAGGCATCACTTCCAATATGTTTATGCTAGAAGGTGAACCGGGGGAGTGAACTTCTGGACTGAGCGGTCCACTACTCACGGAGCCCAATCTCCCACCTGAAAACCctgaaaatctcgagttttgaAGGAAAGACGACGGCGGCGCCGGCTCCAGATAGTCTGATTGAGGATTATTATTTGGAAGCAAATGTAGAGTGTCCGGCAGTGGGCGAGGTAGAGTTCCCGGCGGGCAAGACGGAGTATCTAAAGTCAAACTTTCCAGCACACTTTCATTGTTATGGTTCCTCGCTTGAATACATTGCTGAAGGGTGTTAAACAATTGCTCTGCTTTTCTGCATTTGAATGCGTATATACCTTCACCTGTTGCACATCTTCTacctaaaattttaaaacaataataaattagcgtatatattacagtcgaagtgtacaTATTAtcagttgtaatattttatacagtGAAATTACACACTACTCTAACACGTCACTGTGGCCAGCACACAATCATAACACAAATAAAGGTATATGAAAAATCCGTGCTCGacgatatttataattgataaaatcaactaCGGGTGATGCTCCACAACCATTCAACCAGTTCAGCGCAGCTTACATTAaacaggtcaatttcaccagcaacccggttgagcagatttaatagcttaaaaaatgcttatattccaactaattcatattcgaataaaattcaactagtaaattaaaactctacaagcgcaaatacactttcaacaatgtgcgtcagttgtaatataacaattgGGTTTTTAAAGTTCAGAATGTTTTTACGAacgctttagaattcaataatgcgataATACTCGCTAGGTATTACtaattatggtaatgagtatcgtaatacgataactctaagaatgtgttcaaagcaAAAATGTGTCTTTCCAATTCAATTTACAAGAAGAGTGACATTtttacgaaaacctaacctctccatataACCTGGTACGCGcttataattgaactgtattttcagttgtaatatattttgaccagttggaatgtaattcgccatatgaatcaacttgtgcgggttagatggaatatattccaacttgtcaaaatatattacaactggaagatacacttcaactgcaaCATGCATACTAAAAGACGGCATATCAgtgcgggcaaacggttaagtaTCGGTGATTTCTTTTACTGATTCGTTTGCCTTCATTACTTGGTCTAACATAAACAGCATAAAATGACGCAAGTGTCCTTCCTCTATTATTGGTCTCGACATCCTTCCTCAGgtagaattttttttgaacagaaacaataaatttacaacaataacttcagcataataataaaacttaattgTTTACTGGACCGTGTCTTGACACAAACTGACTGCGAAAGAGCTCGTCGAGTACTTTTGATTACTTTTCAGTCCCCCTAATATATGCTTGCTAACTAATTTCAGCCGAAAAGCCCATCCATCGACTAATCAAACGATTTAATGACTTTCGGGGCTCAAGATGAATCCATCGATACAGTGTATGAAATATCAAGCCGCAGAGAAACATACAAACCCACTTgtttatagataaataaaagaTATATTTATACCTGATTCAAAGCTGAATATTTCTCTGTCGAAGCCGTATCTCCTCAAAGAGCGCAGTGGCCATTTTGTTGGGTCTTTGCCATGTCTACTCAATATCAATTCAGCGTCGGTGACTTCCAGCACGCCAGACCACAACCCATTTCCATGTTCGTCGATGTTCACGACGAAAAATTCGTTCGGACGATACACATCGTCCTTGTCCTTCCGACTGTGTATACAACCCATGCCTGGAAAATTAACACgcacattaaaatataaacactgCTGGACTGGACACTGGAATACTTGTGAGTCAACGAATCAAATGcacaatatttattcaaataatcagaatcatgtatgtatataaactgcAATCTGAATTGGAGATATGTAAGCAGCGCAAAGAGCGAAGTCCGGTTATTGAATTTCaagtggtgaattttaaaactcGACCGATACTACAGAACAGGAATCAATCCTCTCAGACAAGTAGCTGTCTTGCCCGTTGATATATTCGACTCGTATagcaagtatatgtacatacatatacacacacgaGTGTTTTAATTCAGCAAAATAGTTAATTAATCAGTCGCGTCCTGTACTGTAATTATTGCTATTTCCGGAACAAAAGGTGTGATAAAgatcttaaaaaaattatggtcTCCcctttgcaaaatttttttttcttacattGCAATAaagatattttgatttttaatgcattttcagttacatacattttattttattttattttacaaaatcaattaatcaagcacactcgtctaacagattgctccaaagcgacgagtgtgctaaaaagattaagtagtacaaaaggaaaaaatacaagttaaataaacaaattatatatacaaatatacaaattaaataaggaaaagatacctaaataaaacattaaatcataataaaatcataattaaaaacactaactcaacctttctaaatggtcgcgacctccataacttaggaagtggtgcagagaatgaagagagacgtgacaaatgtcaatggcaccatccagtgaatttaagaaacggaggccgcgaggaatgggagaataaataaatgccacagttctagccaaaggagtgtgaaaaaggggacgatggcgggtccatatcacactctctggagcatgaaggcccaactcagccaggatagacggacaggagatacagcctctaaatatggaaaacaagactcctcctcctgtggtcaagagaagtgtagccgaccatacccgttacgaattttgaaggaaataagtatgggtaaatcccatataaagcagtctgataaatcgtctttggacaagttcaagcttcacagatagagacttagtgtaaggattccagatcatagaggcgtattccaagatactcctaactagagcattgtacagcaatctcaaaacagcgggattatggtagtgtcgagaattacgaaagacaaacccaagcattcgtgaggcagagcaacacacagagtcgatatgaacagagaaatttaggtcactctggaatgcaaccccaagatcaacagttgaatcgatccagttcaataaaaagttaccaacaagatatggaaAAGTACGATCGGGGTTGAATCTTgatctggagtaacacataaccttgcacttggagacatCATCAtcactgctggacgaaggcctctcccgacacgcttccactcgtctctgttttgcgcaattctcatccatcgcactccacacattttcttaatttcgtctacccaacTTCCCTgctgtcttccttttacccttttgcatcctctcgggtaccattctagcatttcttttgttCACTCTCTAGCCACGTgccccgcccattgccatttcaatctcttcactctatccactatatccaaaacccttgtcatacttctcacccacgtattccgtttccggtctttcctcattatgccaagcatactaCGTTCCATACTTCCTTGAGTGCATtcgactttgtgtagcaacttggcgttcaatgtccaagtttaacATCCATACGTCTtaactggcaaaacacattgatagaAGATCATTTTCTTCAGAAGATTTCCTAATTTTTGTCTGCAGATATAAATCGGAAGACATTtcagtatatacacatatactaaCACAGACAAATACACGGCAGTTACATGAATTTGGTAGGCTCGCCAAGAATCGGAGTAAATAATTTTCTGTAATGTGTAAAATTGCTTTATTTTCTattcgacagctccataatttaaataataaaaaaaacattactcaaaatttgtcaattcgTCGAAGAAATTACTGACCGCTGCGTTATAGTTTTTACCAGAACTGTGGAATTTACCGATTTtatcttatgattcgactccgactctgacttAAACAGTTAAATTAAGATCGACTTCCTTttaccaacgtataaaattgttaataataaaaataacagcgaatttttaaatatattgtagcgtatgctaaaaggagccgccggttaagtgcaatctgattaggccgaggcgcatccctgacactgtgcgaccgttataattggtttcgaggattatctccagactaagtgcaagtagactaaacaatggccaccgaattggcgtagtaacggcacccagtcctttctcagaagtgacagcgatagcgtgggactgagtgtcgtgggaatacatgtccgggtacatgcctaaacaatagggaaataaccggacgtcgaagatgccctaagcgacctgtcctttataaggaagtacctagaccatatcaagacattctggacggagcactgccagtgtgtgtatcttcttaatcaccaataaatgctgtgacacgactttggccttttacttggatcctcaacaatattgtaaaaaattaaaggaatcaAAAAATCAGCCAATTTCGTAAGTATTGAATTATGTAACTCAATGCTTTATTTTTGGTAATGAAGTAggtataaacaaaaacaaaagtaAATAATTCTTAGTGTATagatatgaatttcatacacaaacaaatcaatttaacaaaaaaatgagagtgaaaagaGTAGCTTTTACCACTGTTTAATTGATTGGTACAAAGGCGAGTATGGATAGTACTTCGATTTGACACAAGAAGCCGATGGACACGAgtttgttaatacataaagtagtatagaaatatatacctcaataaaattggagtctAGTTGACACACCGTACTATTATtacagaaaataataaaaaggaattgGAGTCAGTTGATTACGATACGATTCGGAAtccgcttgaaatgctacgACTCCACAGGCCCTGGTTTTTATACTGTAATGAACGCTAAAAATTGCAATAGCTGTGAAAACCTACCTTACTTTTTCCCAATAACTTAATATAATTGTTATTGTCGAAGAGAGTGTCCCCTGAATTCAGTATATTGTCCGATGAAACGTCCAGCACTGGTAGCGTATTGTCACTTTACGAAAACTGTTCGAGACTATTAATTTAAATGCCGTGTATTTGTTTTGCTAGTGTAAGTGTGTATACTTGATGCTCAGTTGCGCCTGTATAACCAATAAGTATCGACATTTCcataaatgatattatattaagtatattaagaaaaatctgttaaaatttgcactttgatttcaaaatattatgtaatttttggattcttataATCGAAAAGTTGGCCCCGCGGGCATCACCAACcattgattatatatgtacatacataaacggatttatcgaatatatgtaaaatatactgatctggttgaagCATACATAAACGGatttattgaatatatgtaaggaATACTGATCAGGTTGAAGCatacataaatgaattttagatttaagttattcatcttataaaatttattttcgctttataaatgcaaaaattaccatataatttttatttattatttatttttaagccagaagtgagattttttcccattaaaaagtgaaatatttttgaaagaaaCACCGAACCTACCGAgtcgaaaaattatatttatattatatgtttttcttGTTGGAAATCACAGAATGCAATGTCGTAGATGAACTTTATCGACAGACATGTTTACGCGAACGAATCTCACTGAACACTGACATGACGAAACCATTGATTTAGCGAATTCAGAAAAGCGCATACTTATGTAGAAATACGACGACAAAAAGAGACAGACATATTTGTATGTTTCAACCGAACCTACTTATTATACAGGTTGAAACTTGAAACGACATTATCAGATGGAATAATCtgactttatatttattacaaatgtatatatgaatgtgtaaTCACACGTATTATTCTATGTATTTGGCTATTTTTTGTTCGTCGCTACAGATATTGGAAAACACTATTGTATAGATTAGTAAGGTATGGTATATAAGtagtaaacaataaaaagtatAGGAGTGAGGAGTAGAAGTGAGGATCTGTCAGTGTAGAGGGTTGCGCGATTGAAGCAACAAATGTGAAATGTCAAACGATTGAGGGGTGGAAAAGGCGAAAGGGATAGGGAAAGAAAGGGTCGACTTACTGAAGAGGGGGAGAGTCAGGGGTGTCGGGGGCGGCGGGGGGCGGAGGCCCGCCACCACCGCGGCCCCCGGCTGGCTCTGGCAGTGGCGCCCCTCACTGGCAGTCGCCCTCCGACTCGAGACGAGCCCTCACcaacacccacacccacacccacacgtCGCTCGCTTATCACCACCACGCGTGCGCGCTCGCCACACGTATCTACGCACACTCTCGTGCACACTCTCGTACGTCATAACTCATAAGCACTCGCGATCCTGTACGCCACACCTCATTACCACCGAACCTGTACAATCGACTCGAACTTGTTGTGACGATAAACgaaaaggtctgttcatactgtCCGAGCCAAAAACCCTCATGACCGTTGGTTGTCCTCTTACGGCTTCGGCTTTTGTTTTCTCTCTTTTACTCTGACCATCTGTCAGTCGTTCTAGATTCTCCCGTGGATCCGGCGCCTGGTGATCCCGGCGTGGACCGCCAGATGCAGCGTCCCTCGTAAAAGCCGTTCTCGAACTAAGGCAGGCTGGCCCCGTGATCCACCCAAGCGATCACGGCGAGCGCTCATTGGCATCATAGAAGCCCTCCGAGGAGTATGGCTTCTTCCATAGTCGTGCCTCACCGACTATGTCTACCGACTATACTCGACCACGTGTTCGACCtgtagagatatagcacgacttgtgatatcacctatttcccccatcgaacttaatctgtacaaatgacatcatcgtgtcctcttctcgtacacgaaagttagccgtggccgaaatacttcgtccagcttacccataaaggcgattcgactcgctccagatacgcaatcccAAGGATACGCAACTACGCATCCAAcatcgaacacaaaggaagacctcgaccccgtcggaatcttccagaacgtgatctcaccagcccagctacgcgttgctcaagcaacacctttataaaccagtgcatcgtccccagatgccagtgagcttcaggaactcgacctagctcgttccagtgaatcctttacctacttc
The nucleotide sequence above comes from Arctopsyche grandis isolate Sample6627 chromosome 4, ASM5162203v2, whole genome shotgun sequence. Encoded proteins:
- the LOC143911362 gene encoding uncharacterized protein LOC143911362, which produces MGCIHSRKDKDDVYRPNEFFVVNIDEHGNGLWSGVLEVTDAELILSRHGKDPTKWPLRSLRRYGFDREIFSFESGRRCATGEGIYAFKCRKAEQLFNTLQQCIQARNHNNESVLESLTLDTPSCPPGTLPRPLPDTLHLLPNNNPQSDYLEPAPPSSFLQNSRFSGFSGGRLGSVSSGPLSPEVHSPGSPSSINILEVMPLDPLPSAGAHVTNVYQLHEFPLQREHNNNKKIKLGTVSHSYLNTGDINSDLVTLRHNMIAQQMSINDDNISDENLNMNKYSLNNDAVPISPTLSTTSEAYATLSVPDTNSRLYMNLALGEATTTLPAIREETNYNPPTCSFQNSQLLNNTVQTPKNCNFNFSDISRIDIDEDKHNYANLGPSEVNYDPRLLTCQKNKASRCIIVESNTPDVLQDINTKINYAVLDLDKSNTENGDNMPPSSPKTPPIGYTIIDFNKTDALTLVASGAEVDSEGSRKTRHNSTALPPSPTTT